Proteins encoded in a region of the Tissierellales bacterium genome:
- the aroA gene encoding 3-phosphoshikimate 1-carboxyvinyltransferase: MKIFEMPGDKSISHRAIILGSISEGKTIIENCLISEDVLRTVDCFKALGVDIKIKGSTVIIIGNGLKGLRPPKTPLYCGNSGTTVRLISGVLVAQNFCSEVEGDFSLNKRPMDRIILPLRLMGGNIKGRKDKFPPLEIEPTNKLKGIDYRLPVASAQVKSALILGAVYGEGATIITEKAPSRDHTERMIKYFDGNIKKINNKIIVKPVSKLNGKKVYVPGDISSAAYFIVGALILEGTGLLIKNVGINETRIGFIQVLKKMGGSIDIVNFRSYNNEPMADIYVEHSKLKGIEIKGNIIGKLIDEIPILAVAATMAEGKTIIKDAKELKYKETNRIDAMVNELRKMGSDIKKLEDGMIIEGRGMLKGGKLKSYNDHRIVMALSIAGLCAKDKIYFDSTECVKISFPNFFNELSRFLD, from the coding sequence ATGAAAATATTTGAGATGCCAGGAGATAAGTCTATATCTCATAGGGCTATTATATTAGGTTCTATAAGTGAAGGGAAAACTATTATTGAAAATTGTTTAATATCAGAGGATGTTTTAAGAACCGTTGATTGTTTTAAAGCTTTAGGTGTAGATATAAAAATAAAAGGAAGTACAGTGATCATTATTGGGAATGGTTTAAAAGGATTAAGACCACCAAAAACACCGCTTTACTGTGGTAACTCTGGAACAACTGTAAGACTTATAAGTGGGGTATTAGTAGCACAAAATTTTTGTTCTGAAGTAGAAGGGGACTTTTCTTTAAATAAAAGGCCTATGGATAGGATTATTTTACCCTTAAGACTTATGGGAGGAAATATAAAAGGAAGAAAGGATAAATTTCCACCTTTGGAAATAGAACCTACAAATAAATTAAAGGGAATTGATTACAGGCTTCCTGTAGCAAGTGCTCAGGTAAAATCAGCTTTAATATTAGGAGCCGTATACGGAGAAGGAGCTACGATAATAACTGAAAAGGCACCTTCGAGAGATCATACTGAAAGAATGATAAAGTATTTTGATGGGAATATTAAAAAGATTAACAATAAGATAATAGTTAAGCCAGTATCTAAATTGAATGGAAAAAAAGTATATGTGCCAGGGGATATATCTAGTGCTGCTTATTTTATAGTTGGAGCTTTAATACTAGAAGGAACAGGGTTACTAATAAAAAATGTGGGTATTAATGAAACTAGGATAGGGTTTATACAAGTTCTTAAAAAGATGGGTGGTTCAATTGACATTGTTAATTTCAGAAGCTATAATAATGAGCCTATGGCCGATATATATGTAGAACATTCAAAGCTTAAAGGTATAGAGATAAAAGGAAATATTATAGGTAAGTTAATTGACGAAATACCTATATTGGCCGTAGCAGCAACTATGGCAGAGGGAAAAACTATTATAAAAGATGCTAAGGAATTAAAGTACAAAGAAACTAATAGGATTGATGCTATGGTTAATGAGTTGAGAAAAATGGGCTCAGATATTAAAAAATTAGAAGATGGTATGATAATAGAAGGTAGGGGGATGTTAAAAGGTGGAAAATTAAAATCTTATAATGACCATAGAATAGTCATGGCTTTATCTATTGCTGGGCTATGTGCAAAGGATAAAATTTATTTTGATAGTACAGAATGTGTTAAAATATCTTTTCCTAATTTTTTTAATGAATTAAGTAGGTTTTTGGACTGA